In Leptolyngbya sp. NIES-2104, the genomic window GAAGAGTAATTTCAAGAAAGCGAGAGTGGCGGATCGATTTCCTTCACTCTTCTTCGTCTAAATGTTCAGCGACTTCACGATACAGATTGAAAACGTGATGGTCTTTGAGCGAATAGAACACGTTGCGTCCTTGTTTGCGATATCCCACCAATCGCATCGATCGTAAAGCTCTTAATTGATGTGAAACCGCAGATTCGGTCATTTTTACCGCAGCCGCGAGATCACACACACACAATTCCTGCACCGAGAGCGCAGACAGAATTC contains:
- a CDS encoding metalloregulator ArsR/SmtB family transcription factor gives rise to the protein MSNPDVAISTVEQCADSHPVNLNNVRSLQRDLLSVEKSQRMAEFFSLLGDANRLRILSALSVQELCVCDLAAAVKMTESAVSHQLRALRSMRLVGYRKQGRNVFYSLKDHHVFNLYREVAEHLDEEE